The Thermoanaerobaculia bacterium genomic sequence GCCTCGCTCATGTCGACGGCAGCGCCGGGAGCGACGCCGCGAAGCGCGCCGAGCGGTCGTCGCGCGATTTCCGGCCCGACTGGATGCTTTCCTGCAGCCGGAGGATCCCGTACATCAGCTCTTCCGGCGTCGGCGGGCATCCCGGGACGTAAACGTCCACGGGCACGATCTCGTCGATGCCCTGCACGACGTGATAGGCGCGGTAGAAGCCTCCCGA encodes the following:
- a CDS encoding NADH-quinone oxidoreductase subunit B, whose protein sequence is SGGFYRAYHVVQGIDEIVPVDVYVPGCPPTPEELMYGILRLQESIQSGRKSRDDRSARFAASLPALPST